One window of Paludibacter propionicigenes WB4 genomic DNA carries:
- the coaBC gene encoding bifunctional phosphopantothenoylcysteine decarboxylase/phosphopantothenate--cysteine ligase CoaBC, with the protein MALQGKRIILGVTGSIAAYKSAQLVRLLVKQGAEVKIIMTSLAKEFITPLTLATLAKNPILVDFFDPTNGNWNSHVDLGLWADAYLIAPATANTIGKMATGVADNLLLTTYLSAKCPVFVAPAMDLDMFAHPATQRNLQSLRLIGNQIIEPASGELASGLEGKGRMAEPENIVRYLDDYFTPKPLLGKRILITAGPTYEKIDPVRFVGNYSTGKMGFALAEVCAQQGAEVCLIAGPVQLATKHQNIERIDVESAEEMYSAVMSRFYGMDGAILCAAVADFTALDVAPEKLKRGKDNLVLELQPTRDIAAAVGEMKLESQFLIGFALETNNEEANAASKMERKNFDFIVLNSLQDAQAGFGYDTNKISILFRSGDKKEFELKNKTSVAQDIVSEIYAIL; encoded by the coding sequence ATGGCTTTACAGGGTAAAAGAATAATTTTAGGAGTTACAGGGAGTATTGCTGCATATAAATCGGCTCAGTTGGTTCGGCTGTTGGTAAAACAAGGTGCAGAAGTAAAGATTATAATGACTTCTCTGGCCAAAGAATTCATCACTCCTCTCACTTTGGCAACACTTGCTAAAAATCCCATTTTAGTCGACTTTTTCGACCCAACGAATGGGAATTGGAACAGTCATGTGGATTTGGGTTTATGGGCCGATGCCTATTTAATAGCTCCCGCTACCGCTAATACTATAGGTAAAATGGCAACGGGTGTGGCTGATAATTTATTGTTGACTACTTACTTATCCGCCAAATGTCCGGTATTTGTTGCGCCAGCCATGGATTTGGACATGTTTGCGCATCCTGCTACACAACGTAATCTTCAATCATTAAGGTTGATCGGAAATCAGATTATTGAGCCGGCTAGCGGCGAGTTAGCCAGTGGATTGGAAGGTAAGGGTAGGATGGCAGAACCTGAAAATATCGTACGATATCTGGATGACTACTTCACTCCAAAACCCTTGCTGGGTAAAAGAATATTAATCACAGCAGGACCTACATACGAAAAAATAGATCCGGTACGTTTTGTAGGTAACTATTCTACAGGGAAAATGGGTTTTGCATTGGCAGAAGTGTGTGCTCAACAAGGTGCCGAGGTGTGTCTGATTGCCGGACCGGTTCAATTAGCAACCAAGCATCAAAATATTGAGCGTATCGATGTAGAATCGGCAGAAGAAATGTATTCTGCGGTGATGAGTCGTTTCTATGGAATGGATGGAGCGATTTTGTGTGCTGCAGTGGCAGACTTTACAGCACTGGATGTGGCTCCTGAGAAATTAAAAAGAGGGAAAGACAATTTGGTATTGGAACTCCAACCAACCCGAGATATTGCAGCGGCTGTGGGCGAAATGAAGTTAGAATCGCAGTTTTTGATAGGATTTGCACTTGAAACTAATAATGAAGAAGCTAACGCTGCAAGCAAAATGGAGCGTAAAAACTTCGATTTTATAGTGTTGAATTCTTTGCAGGATGCTCAAGCCGGATTTGGATATGATACGAATAAGATTAGTATTCTGTTTCGGTCAGGTGATAAAAAAGAATTTGAGCTGAAGAATAAAACTTCTGTAGCCCAAGATATTGTATCAGAAATTTACGCTATTTTATAA
- a CDS encoding DNA-directed RNA polymerase subunit omega, with amino-acid sequence MDYKKVNAPSNTISRDMNSMSANIGNVYETVKVIGKRANQISVEIKSELDKKLLEFASFNENIEEVFENREQIEISRYYEKLPKPVLIATQEFLEDKVYFRNPIKDKLK; translated from the coding sequence ATGGACTATAAAAAAGTAAATGCACCGTCGAATACCATTTCCAGAGATATGAACTCAATGAGTGCCAATATCGGAAATGTTTATGAAACTGTAAAAGTAATTGGAAAACGTGCTAATCAAATTAGCGTGGAAATCAAATCTGAGCTTGATAAAAAATTATTGGAGTTCGCATCCTTTAATGAAAATATTGAAGAAGTTTTTGAAAACAGAGAACAAATTGAAATCTCTCGTTATTACGAAAAACTACCAAAGCCGGTTTTAATTGCTACTCAGGAGTTTTTGGAAGATAAAGTTTACTTCCGCAATCCTATCAAAGATAAGTTGAAATAG
- a CDS encoding outer membrane protein assembly factor BamD: MKKTSFFLLIVVLTLASCSDYQKLLKSDDAELKYNKAVEYFGKGDFMRATTLFDAVATYYKGTERSEIVLNYLAKSYMGQKDYFSASEYYRTYVKTFPRGKFVIESKYMIGYCYYLDSPDTRLDQADTYKAIAAFQEFIDIYPESELVKDATKLLDELNDKLAYKAYLSAKLYYNLGNYMGNNYESCVIAAQNGLKNYPATKYREDFMLLILNSKYELAVQSFETRKADRYRNTIDECYNYINEYPAGKYRKQVDKILNESKKIVKE; this comes from the coding sequence ATGAAAAAGACCTCATTTTTCCTTTTAATTGTTGTTTTAACCTTGGCTTCGTGTAGCGATTATCAAAAATTGCTCAAGTCAGACGATGCTGAGTTGAAATATAACAAAGCTGTCGAGTATTTCGGTAAAGGTGATTTCATGCGAGCAACGACTTTATTTGACGCTGTAGCAACTTATTACAAAGGTACTGAACGTTCTGAGATTGTGCTGAATTATTTGGCAAAGTCGTATATGGGACAGAAGGATTATTTTTCGGCGAGTGAATATTACAGAACTTACGTAAAAACATTTCCGAGAGGTAAGTTTGTAATAGAGTCAAAATACATGATTGGCTACTGTTACTATCTTGATTCTCCTGATACAAGGCTCGATCAGGCGGATACATATAAAGCCATTGCGGCTTTTCAGGAATTTATAGATATATATCCGGAAAGTGAATTGGTGAAAGATGCTACTAAATTATTGGATGAATTGAATGATAAATTGGCTTATAAAGCATATTTGAGCGCCAAGTTATACTATAATTTGGGGAATTATATGGGTAATAATTATGAGTCGTGCGTAATTGCAGCCCAAAATGGTCTGAAAAATTACCCTGCTACAAAATATCGTGAAGATTTTATGTTGCTGATATTGAACTCAAAATATGAATTAGCTGTTCAAAGTTTTGAGACAAGAAAAGCAGACCGTTATAGAAATACCATTGATGAGTGTTATAATTACATTAATGAGTATCCTGCAGGTAAATACAGGAAGCAGGTTGATAAAATTTTGAATGAATCGAAGAAAATTGTGAAAGAATAA
- a CDS encoding FAD:protein FMN transferase: protein MKNKSLIFSTLALILMIAALGVYFFSHKEARYIHNEGQTQGTTYSIIYQQPQETDLQEKIEKRLYEFDLSLSTYVSQSIISRINANDSTVRTDDDFDEMFRTAQSVSEKTNGAFDITVGPLVKAWGFGFGNKDHAKVPDVKEFLPFVGYHKVKLDNHRVIKTDSRILLDANAIAQGQSSDIIGRLLESNGCKNYMVEIGGEVVCKGLNPQGKKWRIAIDKPVDDSTSVTTEAQSVILISNGAVTTSGNYRKFYYLNGKKYAHEIDPHTGYPVVHNLLSATVIAPTCIQADAYATAFMVVGVDRALEICKSIPGMDCYLIYTDKKGDNQVIYTDGFKKYLTQ from the coding sequence ATGAAGAATAAATCGTTGATATTTTCTACTCTTGCACTGATTCTGATGATTGCAGCTTTGGGTGTTTACTTCTTTTCTCATAAAGAGGCAAGATATATACATAACGAAGGGCAGACCCAAGGAACTACGTATTCTATAATTTATCAACAGCCGCAAGAAACAGATTTGCAGGAGAAGATTGAGAAACGACTTTATGAGTTCGATCTGTCGCTATCAACATACGTTTCACAGTCCATAATCTCAAGAATTAATGCAAATGATTCAACCGTGAGGACTGATGATGATTTTGATGAAATGTTTAGAACAGCCCAGAGTGTTTCTGAAAAAACCAATGGTGCTTTTGATATAACTGTCGGACCATTAGTAAAAGCCTGGGGTTTTGGTTTTGGCAACAAGGATCATGCTAAAGTACCTGATGTGAAAGAGTTTCTGCCTTTTGTGGGTTATCATAAAGTGAAACTTGATAATCATAGAGTGATAAAGACGGATTCTCGTATTTTGCTGGATGCCAATGCTATAGCCCAAGGGCAGTCATCGGATATAATCGGTAGATTACTTGAAAGCAATGGTTGTAAAAACTATATGGTAGAAATAGGGGGTGAAGTAGTTTGCAAGGGTCTGAATCCGCAAGGAAAAAAGTGGAGAATTGCTATCGATAAGCCCGTTGATGATTCAACCAGCGTAACAACTGAGGCACAATCTGTGATTTTGATTAGTAATGGAGCAGTAACCACATCGGGTAATTATCGAAAGTTTTACTATCTGAACGGGAAAAAATATGCGCACGAAATAGATCCACATACAGGTTATCCGGTGGTACATAATTTGCTGAGTGCAACTGTAATTGCTCCAACCTGTATTCAGGCAGACGCTTACGCAACAGCATTTATGGTTGTGGGAGTGGATCGTGCTCTTGAAATTTGCAAGAGCATTCCCGGCATGGATTGTTATTTGATTTATACCGACAAGAAAGGAGATAATCAAGTGATTTATACCGATGGTTTTAAGAAGTACTTAACTCAATAA
- a CDS encoding dihydroorotase — MNSIQLIRNATIVNEGKSFVGSVVIDGKHIRAVYSDNQTIEISEPYTEIDATGLFLFPGVIDDQVHFRDPGLTHKGDLYTESKAAVAGGITSFFEMPNTKPQATIIDLLEDKYQAASQKSFANYSFLMGVTNDNFDELMKLNPRNVAGVKMFMGSSTGNMLVDNEKTLHKVFSELPLLIVTHCEDETTIKQNIAHYKDLLGDDIPVEYHPLIRNAEACYKSSSFAVELATKYNSRLHVFHLSSAKEMSLFSSDIKLKDKRITSEVCVHHLWFSDADYATYGNRIKWNPAIKSESDRLALIDAVNSGKIDVIATDHAPHLLSEKEGSCLTAASGGPLVQHSLVAMLQLVKQGVFTVEKVVEKMCHAPAELFRIENRGFIRPGYFADLVLVDSNSPWVVSKENILYKCGWSPFEGTKFDAAVSKTWVNGNLVYDNGLFDESVRGERLLFEC, encoded by the coding sequence ATGAATTCTATACAACTCATACGAAATGCAACTATCGTTAACGAAGGAAAATCTTTTGTTGGCTCAGTTGTTATTGATGGTAAACATATTCGGGCTGTTTATTCTGACAATCAGACGATAGAGATTTCAGAACCCTATACAGAAATTGATGCTACAGGTTTATTTTTGTTTCCGGGAGTGATTGATGATCAGGTTCATTTTAGAGATCCGGGATTGACTCACAAAGGCGATTTGTACACGGAAAGTAAAGCAGCTGTGGCGGGAGGCATAACTTCTTTCTTCGAGATGCCTAATACCAAGCCTCAGGCTACGATAATTGATTTGTTGGAAGATAAATACCAGGCTGCTTCGCAAAAATCGTTTGCCAACTACTCATTTTTAATGGGCGTAACAAACGACAATTTTGATGAGTTGATGAAGTTGAATCCACGAAATGTGGCGGGTGTAAAAATGTTTATGGGTTCTTCCACCGGCAATATGTTGGTAGACAATGAAAAAACCTTGCACAAAGTTTTTTCGGAGCTTCCGTTATTGATAGTTACCCACTGTGAGGATGAAACTACGATAAAACAAAATATAGCTCACTATAAAGATTTATTGGGAGATGACATTCCTGTTGAGTATCATCCTTTGATTCGTAATGCCGAAGCTTGTTATAAATCATCGTCTTTCGCAGTAGAGTTGGCGACAAAGTATAACTCCCGCTTGCATGTTTTTCACTTGTCGTCGGCAAAGGAAATGTCACTTTTTTCATCCGATATAAAATTAAAAGATAAACGCATAACTTCAGAGGTTTGTGTTCATCATTTGTGGTTTTCTGACGCAGACTATGCAACATACGGCAACCGTATCAAGTGGAATCCTGCAATTAAATCTGAATCAGACCGATTGGCTTTGATTGATGCCGTTAATTCAGGAAAAATAGATGTTATTGCTACCGACCATGCTCCTCATCTACTTTCTGAGAAGGAAGGCTCGTGCCTAACGGCAGCTTCGGGTGGACCGCTTGTTCAACATTCGTTGGTTGCCATGCTGCAACTCGTTAAGCAGGGTGTGTTTACAGTAGAAAAAGTAGTTGAAAAAATGTGTCATGCGCCGGCAGAACTGTTTCGGATTGAAAACAGGGGATTTATACGTCCGGGATATTTTGCAGATTTGGTGCTTGTTGATTCGAATAGTCCATGGGTTGTTTCTAAAGAGAATATCCTGTATAAATGCGGTTGGTCACCTTTTGAAGGTACAAAATTTGATGCAGCAGTGTCAAAAACCTGGGTGAATGGAAATCTGGTTTATGATAATGGCCTGTTTGATGAATCTGTCAGAGGCGAAAGATTATTATTTGAATGTTAG
- a CDS encoding polyprenol monophosphomannose synthase, translating to MSLNLVIIPTYNEKENIENIIRAVFSQPLTYHVLIIEDGSPDGTASIVKRLETEFPDSLFMIERQGKLGLGTAYITGFKWALAHGYEYIFEMDADFSHNPVDLNRLYDACANQGADVAIGSRYVTGVNVVNWPIGRVLMSYFASKYVRFVLGVRIADTTAGFKCYRREVLETIELDKIRFKGYAFQVEMKYTAFECGFTLKEVPVIFINRELGTSKMSGGIFGEAFFGVIELKVSGWFRKFPQKKKS from the coding sequence ATGTCATTAAACTTAGTCATAATTCCTACTTATAACGAGAAGGAAAACATAGAAAACATTATTCGGGCAGTTTTTAGTCAGCCACTTACTTATCATGTGCTTATTATAGAAGACGGATCGCCTGATGGAACTGCTTCTATTGTAAAGCGCTTGGAGACTGAATTTCCTGACAGCTTATTTATGATCGAACGGCAAGGAAAACTGGGCTTGGGGACTGCTTACATCACCGGTTTTAAGTGGGCTTTAGCTCATGGCTACGAGTATATTTTCGAGATGGATGCCGACTTTTCGCATAACCCTGTTGATTTGAATCGATTGTATGATGCATGTGCCAATCAGGGTGCTGATGTCGCCATTGGGTCGCGCTATGTGACTGGGGTGAATGTTGTAAACTGGCCCATTGGTCGGGTTTTGATGTCCTATTTTGCGTCTAAATACGTTCGCTTTGTTTTGGGTGTTCGTATAGCCGATACTACTGCCGGCTTTAAATGTTATCGGCGTGAAGTGCTCGAAACCATAGAGCTCGATAAAATTCGTTTCAAAGGATATGCGTTTCAGGTAGAAATGAAATATACGGCTTTTGAGTGTGGATTCACGCTTAAAGAAGTGCCTGTGATTTTTATAAATCGTGAGTTGGGAACCTCGAAAATGAGTGGTGGTATTTTTGGTGAAGCCTTTTTTGGCGTAATTGAGTTGAAAGTGAGCGGCTGGTTTCGGAAATTTCCACAAAAAAAGAAAAGTTAA
- a CDS encoding MBL fold metallo-hydrolase, whose translation MDKLRFQSFGSGSSGNCYFIGNASNGLLIDAGLGVRSIRKNLRNMGLDFENIWGVFVTHDHADHIKAVGPIGEKHRVPIYTTRKVHEGIQRSYCVTEKLYSSRKYIEKNETIEVGEFKVTAFPVSHDATDNVGYTVEYKEKRFTFATDLGFVSEEVAEHLSKSDYMVLEANYDEQMLMQGSYPAYLKNRIIAKTGHLSNDQAGLFLSEAYNERIKHIFLCHLSRENNLPELAYTTIQNYLETKKVKVGVDVQLVTLDRMNISELYIF comes from the coding sequence ATGGATAAATTGCGATTTCAGAGTTTTGGAAGTGGAAGTAGTGGTAATTGTTATTTTATTGGCAATGCTTCCAATGGTTTGTTGATTGATGCGGGTCTTGGTGTTCGTTCTATTCGAAAGAATTTGCGAAACATGGGCTTGGATTTTGAAAATATATGGGGTGTCTTTGTAACTCACGATCATGCTGATCACATCAAGGCTGTGGGTCCGATAGGGGAAAAGCACAGAGTTCCGATATATACAACCCGCAAGGTTCATGAAGGTATTCAGCGAAGTTACTGCGTTACCGAGAAATTATACTCAAGCCGAAAATATATCGAGAAAAATGAAACGATTGAAGTGGGAGAGTTTAAAGTGACTGCTTTCCCCGTTTCGCACGATGCCACAGATAATGTGGGTTATACCGTTGAATATAAGGAAAAAAGATTTACATTTGCTACAGATTTGGGTTTTGTTAGTGAAGAAGTTGCGGAGCATTTATCAAAGTCGGACTACATGGTGCTCGAAGCAAATTACGACGAACAAATGTTGATGCAAGGTTCGTATCCGGCTTATCTAAAAAACCGGATTATAGCAAAAACGGGACATTTAAGCAATGATCAGGCCGGACTTTTTTTATCGGAAGCCTACAACGAACGCATTAAACATATTTTCTTATGTCACTTAAGTCGTGAGAATAATTTACCCGAACTGGCCTATACCACCATTCAAAACTATTTGGAAACTAAAAAAGTAAAGGTTGGAGTGGATGTTCAGCTGGTCACGTTAGACAGAATGAATATTTCAGAACTATATATATTTTAA
- a CDS encoding CDGSH iron-sulfur domain-containing protein translates to MENANQILVKTTKNGPYVIKGNFTLDLPTGETKECNGSTFLCQCGNSQNKPFCDESHKKSVIDAANTWF, encoded by the coding sequence ATGGAAAACGCAAATCAAATTTTGGTAAAGACGACCAAAAATGGCCCTTATGTGATAAAAGGAAATTTTACGTTGGATTTGCCAACCGGTGAAACGAAAGAATGTAACGGGAGTACATTTCTTTGTCAATGTGGAAATAGTCAGAATAAGCCATTTTGTGATGAGTCGCATAAGAAATCAGTGATTGATGCAGCTAATACATGGTTTTGA
- a CDS encoding tetratricopeptide repeat protein — protein MKCKLIFFSLLLCLAISAKQVDNGEALFNSKQYLKARGVYENLLKQRPKDASYNYKYARCCYELKDYETAIVHFELVGAKLFPMRDLYLGELYFNTYRFDQSVLAYQAYMSTLKPDDSRIPEYKQKIKQAETGAKMLNKVEDIAIVDSVLVGKNEFLKYYKFSNELGSLHQELLKITARRTVDKIKYTTQRQDRVYYSDSIQGQMDIFTSYRLLDGWSAPTPVSSEINSSANENYPFLLLDGVTVYFASDGEKSLGGYDLFISRFNPETDSFLTPENIGFPFNSPANDYMMVIDEQHHLGWFATDRNQVAGKVMIYTFVPNETKNIVRSDDKNYIRNLAMLKTYRKATDVSVRTDSVIQKQSQKDDNRIEFVVNDSIVYTNINQFKSPEGLKLWQEMHKLSLEDKILRTKLTDLRTQYSNVVTEKEKSEIAPKILELEVKIREEQKQISLKTIQIRNAELKSIQNLK, from the coding sequence ATGAAATGTAAGTTGATTTTTTTCTCTTTATTGTTGTGCCTGGCGATTTCCGCAAAGCAGGTTGATAACGGTGAAGCATTATTTAATAGCAAACAATACCTGAAAGCTCGTGGGGTATATGAGAATCTATTGAAACAGAGACCCAAGGATGCTTCGTATAACTATAAATATGCCCGGTGCTGTTATGAGTTAAAGGATTATGAAACTGCTATCGTTCACTTTGAGTTGGTGGGAGCAAAGTTATTTCCGATGCGCGATTTGTATTTGGGCGAATTGTATTTTAATACCTATCGTTTCGATCAATCGGTACTGGCTTATCAGGCTTATATGTCAACGCTTAAGCCCGATGACAGTAGAATTCCGGAATATAAACAGAAAATAAAGCAGGCCGAAACCGGTGCTAAAATGTTGAATAAGGTGGAGGATATTGCCATTGTAGACAGCGTTTTGGTTGGAAAAAATGAGTTTTTGAAATACTACAAGTTTAGTAATGAATTAGGCTCACTTCATCAGGAGTTACTTAAAATTACAGCTCGTCGTACGGTCGATAAGATTAAATATACCACACAACGCCAGGATAGAGTGTACTATTCAGATTCAATCCAGGGACAAATGGATATTTTTACATCTTACCGCTTATTGGATGGATGGTCTGCTCCAACTCCTGTTTCTTCGGAAATAAATTCTTCAGCTAATGAAAATTATCCATTTTTGTTGCTGGATGGTGTGACGGTTTATTTTGCTTCGGATGGTGAAAAGTCGCTGGGAGGATACGACCTGTTCATTTCCAGATTTAATCCTGAAACAGATAGTTTTCTAACACCCGAGAATATAGGATTCCCTTTTAATTCTCCGGCTAATGATTACATGATGGTTATTGATGAGCAGCATCATTTGGGTTGGTTTGCCACGGATAGAAATCAGGTAGCGGGTAAAGTTATGATTTATACGTTTGTTCCGAATGAAACAAAGAACATAGTCCGCTCCGATGATAAGAATTACATTCGTAACCTTGCTATGCTCAAAACTTACCGTAAAGCGACTGATGTTTCGGTTCGGACTGATTCGGTAATTCAGAAACAATCTCAAAAAGACGACAATCGGATAGAGTTTGTGGTTAATGATTCTATAGTTTATACTAACATAAACCAGTTTAAGAGTCCTGAAGGGTTAAAGTTGTGGCAGGAGATGCATAAGCTATCGCTGGAAGATAAAATACTTAGAACTAAGCTGACCGACTTGAGAACGCAATATTCTAACGTTGTAACGGAAAAAGAAAAATCGGAAATCGCTCCCAAGATTCTTGAGCTGGAGGTGAAAATAAGAGAGGAACAAAAACAAATTTCGCTCAAAACTATTCAAATTCGAAATGCAGAATTAAAATCGATACAAAACCTGAAATAA
- a CDS encoding AsmA-like C-terminal region-containing protein, with protein MNAKVKKGLKIGGSTVVVFFLILLILPFAFKGKITKLAKEQINGKLNATVDFDKINLSFIRHFPFATVSIENLRIVGINEFKKDTLLSSESVDLVLNLSSLFSDKGYEIRKLQINNSRILAHVLPNGKDNWTVTKTDSTQKNDTTPMSFNLKLKDFEIKKAYIVYWDELGKQKAVIHNLNHHTSGDFTADSSMLKTKTTIDSLDYWMGGVKYLSKADVELNATIDANLNKKIYKFSENSSRINAIPFSFAGWVKMLDDGYDMDLTLDAKKVDFKAILSMIPAIYSNSFEGVKAGGAVNMSGFLKGKMVGDNYPAFDFKLTAVNGWFQYPKLPKSVQKINIAADISNPGKTLDATVVDISKFAFTLGGNPFSARMRVAYPMSDPELTMKAVGKLDLGNIKEIYPLEAGTQLNGVLDMNLDLSGRMSYYDNNQYDKFKFAGKLNIANMLVKMKASPQDISIAKANMVFNNRYADLSTLQMKLGRNDLTMSGKLENFVAYALHDKTLVGSLNMQSNYFNVSDFMTADAKATKADTAKMSLIQIPKNINFTMKADFKKLVYSKMDFSNAKGTLLVANGDMRIQNMGLQAFGGSMTMNGLYSTADVKKPYVNFDVNLADVTFTEIFKQVETLRKFAPVFEKATGKFSSKLSVNSLLQHDMMPNLASLIGNGSFSTKSIGLSNVEVINALASKLNKSGLSSSTIKDLALSFDIKDGKVNTKPFDVTLGNIKMKLGGSTGLDKTIAYAGTVQMPDQFNMGKFSNLNLKIGGTFSKPKVQIDVMSIINNVIGDTKAKAVSAVNKQIDAAKPNAIKAAQEQADQIRAEAKRIGDQLISEAKNQGDQLVAKTSNPIAKAVAQRAAKKLVEEAQKKSDDLNTKADTKAKDLIEKASGNAKL; from the coding sequence ATGAACGCAAAAGTAAAGAAAGGGCTTAAAATTGGTGGCTCAACAGTTGTTGTATTTTTTCTTATTCTTTTGATTTTACCGTTTGCCTTTAAAGGCAAAATTACGAAATTGGCAAAGGAGCAGATTAATGGAAAATTGAATGCAACGGTTGATTTTGATAAAATAAATCTGAGTTTTATACGCCATTTCCCATTTGCTACAGTAAGTATCGAAAATTTACGTATTGTAGGGATAAATGAGTTTAAAAAAGATACCTTGCTTTCTAGCGAAAGTGTTGATCTGGTGCTGAATTTAAGCAGCTTATTTTCGGATAAAGGTTATGAAATCAGAAAGTTGCAAATCAATAATTCGCGAATTCTGGCGCATGTTTTGCCTAACGGAAAGGACAACTGGACAGTGACAAAAACGGATTCTACCCAAAAGAATGACACTACGCCCATGAGCTTCAATTTAAAATTGAAAGATTTTGAAATAAAGAAAGCTTATATCGTATACTGGGATGAACTGGGAAAACAAAAAGCGGTAATACATAATCTGAATCATCATACGTCAGGAGATTTTACGGCCGATAGTTCTATGTTGAAAACCAAAACAACCATCGATTCGCTTGACTACTGGATGGGAGGAGTGAAATATCTTTCGAAAGCTGATGTTGAACTAAATGCGACTATTGATGCCAATCTGAACAAGAAAATTTATAAGTTTAGCGAAAACTCATCGCGTATCAATGCCATTCCATTTTCTTTTGCCGGTTGGGTGAAGATGCTCGACGATGGTTACGATATGGATTTAACGCTCGATGCGAAGAAAGTTGATTTCAAGGCTATTTTATCTATGATTCCAGCTATTTATTCAAATTCATTTGAAGGGGTGAAAGCCGGTGGTGCTGTGAATATGTCGGGCTTTTTGAAAGGAAAAATGGTAGGGGATAATTATCCTGCTTTCGACTTTAAACTGACTGCCGTGAACGGTTGGTTCCAATATCCAAAATTGCCTAAATCAGTACAAAAAATCAATATTGCGGCTGATATTTCTAACCCCGGCAAAACGCTTGATGCTACAGTCGTGGATATTTCAAAATTTGCTTTTACGCTGGGTGGCAATCCATTCTCAGCGCGAATGCGGGTGGCTTATCCAATGTCTGATCCAGAATTGACCATGAAAGCTGTTGGAAAACTGGATTTGGGAAATATAAAAGAAATTTATCCGCTCGAAGCCGGAACTCAACTGAACGGAGTGTTGGATATGAATCTTGATTTGAGTGGCAGAATGTCTTACTACGATAATAATCAATACGATAAATTCAAATTTGCCGGAAAGCTCAATATCGCCAATATGTTAGTGAAAATGAAAGCTTCTCCTCAGGATATTTCTATTGCTAAAGCCAACATGGTTTTCAATAATCGCTATGCCGATTTGTCAACCTTGCAGATGAAACTTGGACGAAATGATCTGACTATGAGTGGAAAATTGGAGAACTTCGTAGCTTACGCCTTGCATGATAAAACATTGGTGGGAAGCCTCAACATGCAATCCAACTATTTTAATGTGAGTGATTTTATGACGGCTGATGCTAAGGCTACTAAGGCTGATACTGCGAAAATGTCTCTGATTCAGATTCCGAAGAATATAAACTTCACCATGAAGGCCGATTTCAAAAAGCTTGTTTATTCAAAAATGGATTTTTCAAACGCAAAAGGAACGTTGCTAGTTGCTAATGGTGATATGAGAATTCAAAATATGGGCTTACAGGCTTTTGGAGGTAGTATGACGATGAATGGTTTGTACAGTACAGCTGATGTAAAGAAACCGTACGTAAACTTTGACGTAAATCTTGCGGATGTGACTTTTACAGAAATATTTAAACAAGTGGAGACTTTGCGGAAATTTGCTCCGGTGTTCGAAAAAGCTACCGGAAAATTTTCTTCTAAGCTATCGGTAAATTCTTTGTTGCAGCATGATATGATGCCGAACCTTGCTTCGCTTATCGGTAATGGTTCTTTCTCTACAAAGTCCATTGGGTTAAGCAATGTAGAAGTTATTAATGCTTTGGCTTCCAAACTTAATAAATCAGGATTGTCAAGCAGTACAATTAAAGATCTGGCGTTAAGCTTTGACATTAAAGATGGAAAAGTAAATACAAAACCTTTTGATGTTACGCTGGGCAATATAAAAATGAAATTAGGTGGTTCTACAGGTTTGGACAAAACGATAGCCTACGCAGGTACTGTTCAAATGCCTGATCAGTTTAATATGGGTAAATTTTCCAATCTGAATTTGAAAATAGGTGGAACTTTCTCCAAACCTAAGGTGCAGATAGATGTGATGAGTATAATCAATAATGTTATCGGTGATACTAAGGCTAAAGCGGTGAGTGCTGTGAATAAGCAGATAGATGCCGCAAAACCAAATGCAATAAAAGCAGCACAGGAGCAAGCAGACCAAATACGCGCTGAAGCTAAAAGAATTGGTGATCAGCTTATTTCCGAAGCAAAAAATCAGGGTGATCAGTTAGTGGCAAAAACATCAAATCCAATAGCTAAAGCTGTTGCACAGCGAGCTGCTAAAAAATTGGTGGAAGAAGCACAAAAGAAATCTGACGATTTGAATACTAAGGCTGATACAAAGGCGAAAGACCTGATAGAAAAGGCTTCCGGCAATGCCAAATTATAG